In Chthonomonas sp., a single genomic region encodes these proteins:
- a CDS encoding M55 family metallopeptidase: MKVYISADIEGVTGLVSWSQCGRPNSDHYDYQWARARLTEDVNAAIRGARAGGAEHVVVKDSHGNSKNLLIDQLEPGIELVSGHGARQGGMMVGIDRTFACAMLIGYHAMAGTPNAIMEHTLTGYVHRMWINGMPSGEIGLSTALAGCFDVPVVCISSDRAGCEEAAALIPGIATAVVKEGFGRFMGRVLHPAETGPMIEEAARHGVEECGRFDPWLPDVPTTVRIEFNRTEETDAALKLIGTRRLDGYTVEYTGDSWAEVHQAAWQIISFADLGHGMDR, encoded by the coding sequence ATGAAGGTCTATATCTCCGCGGATATCGAAGGCGTGACGGGACTCGTTTCGTGGTCCCAGTGCGGCCGCCCAAACTCAGATCACTACGACTACCAGTGGGCACGCGCACGTCTGACGGAAGACGTTAACGCGGCGATCCGAGGGGCCCGCGCAGGCGGTGCGGAGCACGTGGTGGTGAAGGATAGCCACGGGAACAGCAAGAACCTGCTCATCGATCAACTTGAGCCCGGCATCGAACTCGTGTCAGGCCACGGTGCACGCCAGGGCGGCATGATGGTTGGCATCGATCGCACGTTTGCGTGCGCAATGCTCATCGGCTACCACGCGATGGCGGGCACGCCGAACGCAATCATGGAACACACCCTGACAGGTTACGTCCACCGCATGTGGATCAACGGCATGCCCTCGGGGGAGATCGGGCTGAGCACCGCGCTGGCGGGATGTTTCGACGTCCCGGTGGTCTGTATCTCGAGTGACCGCGCAGGTTGCGAAGAGGCTGCTGCTTTGATCCCGGGCATCGCGACTGCGGTCGTGAAGGAAGGGTTCGGACGGTTCATGGGGCGGGTCTTGCACCCAGCCGAGACCGGACCGATGATCGAGGAGGCCGCGAGGCATGGAGTGGAAGAGTGCGGGCGTTTCGATCCCTGGTTGCCAGACGTGCCCACCACGGTACGCATCGAGTTCAACCGAACCGAGGAAACCGACGCGGCGTTGAAGCTGATCGGGACTCGACGGCTCGACGGCTACACGGTCGAGTACACCGGCGATTCTTGGGCCGAGGTGCACCAGGCCGCGTGGCAAATCATCAGTTTTGCCGACCTCGGCCACGGGATGGACCGCTAG
- a CDS encoding MerR family transcriptional regulator, which yields MSTPGRKTKSNHTVSISGASKITGIEVHTLRYWEREFEEFLNPLRTAGGQRRYQTEDIETIFTLKRLLREEMFSIAGARKSLRRPGRAA from the coding sequence ATGTCCACGCCAGGCCGCAAAACGAAAAGCAACCACACCGTTAGCATTAGCGGTGCAAGCAAGATTACGGGGATTGAAGTCCACACCTTGCGCTATTGGGAACGAGAATTCGAAGAGTTCTTGAACCCGCTGCGCACGGCCGGTGGCCAACGCCGCTATCAGACCGAGGACATAGAGACGATTTTCACCCTCAAGCGACTCTTGCGGGAAGAGATGTTCAGCATCGCTGGGGCGCGCAAATCGCTGCGGCGTCCCGGGCGCGCAGCCTAA
- a CDS encoding S8 family serine peptidase: MRNRGFILFATWAVGAVLAAAQPAPNDVLVQLRPGPPSVITAAYTAAMQGSWQVSRQSGSFARISFPIGQSATQVAEVLSKLPGVAWAEPNYTVTAFDTPNDPQIVNQWAHAKIQTFESWVGLPNTESPMIAVIDTGVNRNHPDLVGRIGPGMDFIDFDQDPLDENGHGTHCAGTIAARSDNGIGIAGMVPNTQLMPVRVLDASGSGNVGDVADGIRWAVDHGAKVLSLSLGSEGNSQAMREAVTYAIERNVIVVAAAGNTGRNVPAYPAAIPQVVSVAATTAQDTRADFSNWGPSWVDVAAPGQNILSTEGDSYVVESGTSMATPHVAALAALVWTKLGDGATPAEVMERIEAHSDYVGEWVRTGRINAFRALHEDTAPAVRLESATEIAGGSLLRMRIVLGTAAPAGGTTVSVSSSDLSLIPARSVVVRAGTRSAVVALRTYSVTADSDVVLTATTNDGTATSNVRLLSPQLAELRASRRTLASGRATTLRISLTSAAKGSLVMGLTSTPGTLEHPAQITFRRGERVRFVLIRAANVQATTLATLTATLNGRTDNCAIEVRPASQ, encoded by the coding sequence ATGCGCAACCGGGGATTCATACTCTTTGCGACGTGGGCGGTGGGGGCCGTTCTCGCCGCTGCTCAGCCCGCTCCCAACGACGTGCTGGTTCAGTTACGACCAGGACCACCGTCGGTCATCACCGCCGCCTACACGGCCGCGATGCAGGGATCATGGCAAGTCAGCCGTCAATCTGGCAGCTTCGCGCGGATCAGCTTTCCGATCGGACAGTCCGCCACCCAAGTTGCAGAAGTGCTTTCCAAACTCCCCGGAGTCGCGTGGGCAGAGCCGAACTACACGGTGACCGCATTCGACACGCCGAATGATCCTCAGATCGTCAATCAATGGGCGCATGCCAAAATCCAAACGTTTGAATCGTGGGTAGGACTTCCCAACACGGAGAGCCCCATGATCGCCGTCATCGACACTGGGGTCAACCGTAACCACCCGGATCTCGTGGGCCGGATTGGGCCGGGTATGGACTTCATCGACTTTGATCAAGACCCACTCGATGAGAACGGCCACGGCACTCACTGCGCGGGCACTATCGCCGCACGGTCGGACAACGGCATCGGGATTGCGGGCATGGTGCCCAATACACAACTGATGCCGGTGCGTGTCTTGGATGCCAGCGGCAGCGGAAACGTGGGCGACGTCGCGGATGGAATCCGATGGGCCGTCGATCACGGCGCAAAGGTCTTGTCTCTGAGCCTCGGCTCTGAGGGCAACAGCCAGGCGATGCGCGAGGCGGTGACGTACGCCATCGAACGCAATGTCATCGTCGTCGCCGCGGCGGGAAACACCGGACGAAACGTGCCAGCTTACCCGGCGGCGATCCCCCAGGTCGTCTCCGTCGCTGCGACCACCGCCCAAGACACGCGAGCCGATTTCAGCAACTGGGGCCCAAGTTGGGTCGATGTCGCTGCACCGGGGCAAAACATCCTCAGCACCGAGGGTGACTCTTACGTCGTTGAGAGCGGAACGTCCATGGCCACCCCCCATGTCGCTGCGCTTGCGGCGCTCGTTTGGACCAAACTCGGGGACGGCGCGACCCCCGCCGAAGTCATGGAGCGCATCGAAGCACACTCTGACTACGTGGGCGAGTGGGTTCGCACCGGTCGCATCAACGCATTCCGGGCGCTCCACGAGGACACGGCCCCGGCGGTGCGCCTGGAGTCTGCGACTGAGATCGCTGGCGGCAGCCTCTTGCGGATGCGCATCGTGCTCGGCACCGCTGCGCCCGCGGGTGGCACGACGGTGAGCGTCAGTTCGTCCGACCTTTCACTTATCCCCGCGCGAAGCGTCGTAGTGCGAGCGGGAACTCGCTCAGCAGTGGTCGCCCTCCGCACCTACTCGGTGACGGCCGATTCAGACGTGGTACTCACCGCGACCACGAATGACGGAACCGCAACGAGCAACGTAAGACTCCTCTCACCACAGTTGGCCGAATTGCGCGCCTCGCGCCGCACGTTGGCCTCGGGTCGCGCGACCACACTCCGCATCAGCTTGACCTCGGCAGCCAAGGGCTCCCTCGTGATGGGGCTCACTTCAACTCCTGGCACTCTGGAGCACCCGGCCCAGATCACCTTCCGGCGCGGCGAGCGCGTGCGGTTTGTGCTGATTCGCGCGGCAAACGTGCAAGCAACAACTCTCGCAACGCTCACAGCAACGCTCAATGGTCGCACCGACAACTGCGCGATTGAGGTGCGTCCAGCCTCCCAGTAA
- a CDS encoding tetratricopeptide repeat protein gives MTIAVLPFNAGPDTPPALARQIANFACDIVRNNTGVEVNAVNYLLRVNENPPRFANVNAAEVLNEYEMISQFFEQAGADKAMDGLLIAKDGTYQLNIRFFEKGNEDPIATHEFNFEESEAFKPIRETIEELAKQAEAKLPEELNDNANIFGTESGAAFLKFLESYDALQYIEKTQGQVAEEFSPTPAMQQLLESAKLDPDWEAPYITLIQLGRACSNFQIGNPQEIESQLKAAIETAPDDGRAYFALGELYSAMGNLTEASNALEKASQLEPEEPAFLTRLGIVQGQMGMPVNAERNFRKAVEMEGPEKPSMDFLAQVLADTNRAHEVPALWKGMIDENPQNAQAHAKYAISLHNTGQAEDAVRAFDLALETVEDNLIIKRYYAPLLANNQEFDRAMDFYEDCLDVAPNEIPLLIEYAQTLQSAGRQFEVPRILKDVLGSNPDPNTRAQTLAWLTELEQPKRIETVESAKNLMEKGDFEGGLRLLKPMRNWLADYWKMWLLIASCFNRTEQWADAEDASTRLINLFPGCEPAYAELAAALGGQERHEDAYNMLRFAMTQVQGSVAVGINLALAAKRTGRCEEAKAIARQIREAVGNEPNLEEVLTEIERD, from the coding sequence ATGACGATTGCCGTTCTTCCGTTTAATGCGGGGCCAGATACCCCGCCCGCTCTCGCACGCCAGATCGCTAACTTTGCGTGCGACATCGTGCGTAACAACACCGGTGTCGAGGTCAATGCGGTCAACTACCTGTTGCGAGTCAACGAGAATCCTCCCCGCTTCGCAAACGTCAACGCGGCCGAAGTCCTGAACGAGTACGAGATGATTTCTCAGTTCTTTGAGCAGGCAGGCGCGGACAAAGCCATGGACGGTTTGCTCATAGCAAAGGACGGCACCTACCAACTGAACATCCGCTTCTTTGAGAAGGGCAACGAAGACCCGATTGCAACGCACGAATTCAACTTTGAAGAGAGCGAAGCGTTTAAGCCGATTCGCGAGACCATCGAAGAGCTCGCCAAGCAGGCTGAAGCCAAGCTCCCCGAGGAGCTAAACGACAACGCAAACATCTTTGGTACCGAGAGCGGCGCGGCGTTCCTGAAGTTCTTGGAGAGCTACGACGCGCTCCAGTACATCGAGAAGACGCAGGGCCAGGTCGCGGAAGAGTTTTCGCCGACGCCCGCCATGCAGCAACTGCTGGAAAGCGCGAAACTCGATCCGGACTGGGAAGCGCCTTACATTACGCTAATCCAGCTTGGACGCGCGTGCAGCAACTTCCAGATCGGCAACCCGCAAGAGATCGAATCTCAACTGAAGGCAGCCATCGAAACCGCACCGGATGACGGTCGCGCCTACTTCGCGCTTGGCGAGCTCTACTCGGCCATGGGCAACCTCACCGAAGCTTCGAATGCCCTGGAGAAGGCCTCCCAGCTCGAGCCGGAAGAACCCGCATTCCTGACTCGCCTCGGCATCGTCCAAGGCCAGATGGGGATGCCCGTCAACGCCGAACGCAACTTCCGAAAGGCAGTGGAGATGGAAGGTCCGGAGAAGCCAAGCATGGACTTCCTGGCGCAGGTACTGGCCGATACGAACCGGGCTCACGAAGTGCCCGCCCTGTGGAAGGGCATGATCGACGAGAATCCTCAGAATGCACAGGCCCACGCCAAGTACGCCATTTCGCTGCATAACACCGGACAGGCTGAAGATGCGGTCCGCGCGTTTGACCTCGCCCTCGAAACCGTCGAGGACAACCTGATCATCAAGCGGTATTACGCCCCGCTCCTGGCGAACAACCAAGAATTCGACCGAGCGATGGACTTCTACGAGGACTGCCTGGACGTGGCCCCCAACGAGATCCCGCTGCTCATCGAGTACGCTCAGACGTTGCAATCCGCCGGACGCCAATTTGAAGTCCCGCGCATCCTCAAAGACGTGCTGGGCAGCAACCCTGATCCCAACACGCGCGCCCAAACGCTCGCCTGGCTCACCGAACTCGAGCAGCCGAAGCGCATCGAGACCGTCGAATCGGCCAAGAACCTCATGGAGAAGGGCGACTTTGAGGGCGGACTGCGCTTGCTCAAGCCCATGCGCAACTGGCTGGCGGACTACTGGAAGATGTGGCTGCTCATCGCAAGCTGCTTCAACCGCACCGAGCAGTGGGCCGATGCTGAGGACGCTTCGACGCGACTCATAAACCTATTCCCGGGTTGCGAACCGGCTTACGCAGAGCTCGCGGCGGCACTTGGTGGCCAAGAGCGCCACGAAGACGCCTACAATATGCTCCGATTCGCCATGACGCAAGTCCAGGGATCGGTCGCGGTGGGCATCAACCTCGCGCTCGCTGCCAAACGCACCGGCCGCTGCGAGGAAGCCAAGGCAATCGCTCGGCAGATCCGAGAAGCCGTCGGCAACGAACCGAACCTGGAAGAAGTGCTGACCGAAATAGAGCGGGATTGA
- the hslU gene encoding ATP-dependent protease ATPase subunit HslU, with protein sequence MTTMPLPIEALTPTQIVAELDRYIVGQAAAKRAVAVALRNRYRRQNLPAAEREDVLPKNILMSGPTGVGKTEIARRLAQLARAPFIKVEATKFTEIGYVGRDVESMIRDLVGAAYRLVENERMTEVAAEARQRALERIAESIEDEVYPNLADYSYNPETNQEPVSFEERERLRAELVAAIDRGEHRERMTEIETDDGGQNFLQVFTPGGMEEMGLDMAALNPSLGNNRRSYQRMSVAEALEVLVDQEARSLVGKSSLARDAIARTEQTGIIFLDEIDKVGGKSGGSGPDVSREGVQRDLLPIIEGSTVPTKYGPVRTDHILFIAAGAFTISKVSDLIPELQGRLPIRVELETLREDDFKKILTEPKNALTKQYTKLLAVDGITIEFTDDALDEIAHVAWEVNSKVENIGARRLHTVLEKLLEEIAFAAPEVEEKSVRFDCAKVREILGPIMRNLDQTRAML encoded by the coding sequence ATGACCACCATGCCCCTGCCGATTGAAGCGCTCACACCTACCCAGATCGTCGCGGAGCTGGACCGCTATATCGTGGGCCAAGCGGCGGCCAAAAGGGCAGTTGCCGTTGCGCTTCGCAACCGTTACCGCCGCCAGAACCTGCCTGCCGCCGAGCGAGAGGACGTGCTCCCAAAGAACATTCTCATGAGCGGACCCACCGGAGTCGGTAAGACCGAGATCGCCCGCCGACTGGCCCAACTCGCCCGCGCACCGTTCATCAAGGTCGAGGCGACAAAGTTCACCGAGATCGGCTACGTGGGGCGCGATGTCGAGTCGATGATCCGTGATCTCGTCGGCGCAGCCTATCGCCTGGTGGAGAACGAACGGATGACTGAAGTCGCCGCCGAAGCGCGGCAGCGCGCGCTCGAAAGGATTGCCGAATCGATCGAGGACGAGGTGTATCCCAACCTGGCCGACTACAGCTACAACCCGGAGACGAACCAAGAGCCCGTGAGCTTCGAGGAGCGTGAGCGACTCCGGGCAGAGTTGGTCGCCGCAATCGATCGTGGGGAGCACCGCGAGCGGATGACCGAAATCGAGACCGACGACGGCGGACAGAACTTCCTGCAAGTCTTCACGCCCGGGGGCATGGAGGAGATGGGGCTCGACATGGCTGCACTGAACCCATCGCTCGGCAACAATCGACGCAGCTACCAACGGATGTCGGTCGCCGAAGCGCTGGAGGTCTTGGTGGACCAAGAGGCCCGCTCGCTCGTCGGCAAGAGCTCACTCGCCCGCGACGCCATCGCACGCACCGAGCAAACTGGCATCATCTTTCTGGACGAAATCGACAAGGTAGGCGGCAAGTCCGGCGGCTCTGGCCCCGACGTCAGCCGCGAGGGCGTTCAGCGCGACTTGCTCCCAATCATCGAAGGAAGCACCGTCCCCACGAAGTACGGGCCCGTCCGCACGGACCATATCCTCTTCATCGCCGCGGGGGCATTCACGATCTCCAAGGTGAGCGACCTGATCCCTGAGCTCCAGGGCCGGCTTCCGATCCGCGTCGAGCTCGAAACCCTGCGCGAAGACGACTTCAAGAAGATCCTCACCGAGCCGAAGAATGCGCTCACCAAGCAGTACACCAAGCTACTAGCGGTCGACGGCATCACCATCGAATTCACCGACGATGCGCTGGACGAGATCGCCCACGTGGCGTGGGAAGTCAACTCGAAGGTCGAGAACATCGGGGCCCGCCGGTTGCACACCGTCTTAGAGAAGCTGCTCGAAGAGATCGCCTTTGCAGCACCGGAAGTGGAAGAGAAATCGGTGCGCTTCGACTGCGCCAAAGTCAGGGAAATCCTGGGCCCGATCATGCGGAACCTGGACCAGACTCGCGCCATGCTGTAG
- a CDS encoding tetratricopeptide repeat protein — protein sequence MSKPALGISILVMSAPHDRVTAALTAQLRPNDELLFIPTAAPSLLDPTIAEAGAKCVNRHILLVHANECLQPSLEALRTELTQNPDGHRSVSVLLPHVASDLAIRRPELRVIDAEDLDEEIRFASCIRFATDPVMRHDASHALRHRLMLSLETVEAYPHSATAWLDSAGLYLALRQWSNAEASARHALLRASEEQSLDASQIIAHAMFRMLRYRQLNEHLRTARLTDQESAPALYYGARAHLVQNHITLAHDLLDYSLKLPWDGRYTSPDHAAEVARQLLRAEIHVHTLRDQEALEALNDLPDTALLQSSAALSITQILKRVGKPLEALHTLRPALSDRDYAPVANRLAGELQFELGNYLESDHHYEVAWDAGEQNPDLFVAWIKTCEGLADPERIQSVYEKYSVIGHTSVPMLVQWGREFDERGETDNARNCFAEALRRAPDQPDLYFSLGDLLMRSGQVGDAAFLFESGLKLRNDETAQVSHRQCLQELGLGHRSDDRAA from the coding sequence ATGTCCAAGCCTGCTCTCGGCATCAGTATTCTCGTGATGTCGGCCCCGCACGATCGGGTGACCGCCGCGCTTACCGCGCAACTACGCCCAAACGATGAACTCCTGTTCATCCCTACGGCAGCTCCTTCGCTCCTTGATCCCACCATCGCCGAAGCGGGTGCGAAGTGTGTTAATCGGCACATACTGCTCGTTCACGCCAATGAGTGCTTGCAGCCTTCGCTGGAAGCGCTGCGTACCGAGCTCACTCAAAATCCTGACGGACACCGTTCGGTAAGCGTCCTCTTACCTCACGTCGCCAGCGACCTTGCGATTCGTCGCCCCGAGTTGCGAGTGATCGACGCCGAGGATTTGGACGAGGAGATTCGATTTGCTAGCTGCATCCGCTTTGCAACCGACCCAGTGATGCGCCACGACGCCTCGCATGCCCTTCGGCACCGGCTGATGTTGTCGCTCGAGACGGTCGAGGCCTACCCGCACTCGGCCACTGCCTGGCTCGATTCCGCCGGACTGTATCTGGCATTGCGCCAGTGGAGCAACGCAGAAGCGTCGGCTCGTCATGCGCTCTTGCGTGCCAGCGAAGAGCAATCGTTGGACGCCAGCCAGATCATCGCCCATGCGATGTTTCGGATGCTGCGCTATCGCCAGCTCAACGAGCACCTGCGGACCGCCCGCCTTACCGACCAAGAGTCCGCCCCCGCGCTGTACTATGGTGCCCGCGCGCATTTGGTCCAGAACCACATCACGCTCGCGCACGATCTGCTCGATTACAGCCTGAAACTGCCTTGGGATGGCCGATACACGTCGCCCGATCACGCGGCCGAAGTTGCGCGGCAGCTGCTGCGCGCAGAGATTCACGTCCATACCTTGCGCGACCAGGAAGCCCTGGAGGCCCTCAACGATTTGCCCGACACGGCACTCCTGCAGTCAAGCGCGGCGCTGAGTATCACCCAGATTCTGAAGCGGGTCGGAAAGCCGCTAGAGGCGCTGCACACATTGCGCCCGGCGCTGTCCGATCGTGACTACGCTCCGGTAGCCAACCGGCTAGCGGGCGAGCTCCAGTTCGAGCTCGGAAACTACCTCGAGAGCGACCATCACTACGAAGTAGCTTGGGATGCGGGCGAGCAAAACCCGGACCTGTTTGTGGCGTGGATCAAGACGTGCGAGGGTCTGGCAGATCCCGAGCGGATCCAGTCGGTTTACGAAAAGTACTCGGTCATCGGCCACACGAGCGTTCCAATGTTGGTCCAATGGGGTCGCGAATTTGACGAGCGAGGCGAGACCGACAACGCCCGAAACTGCTTTGCCGAGGCGCTGAGGCGCGCGCCCGATCAACCCGACTTGTACTTCTCGCTGGGCGATCTGCTGATGCGCTCGGGGCAAGTGGGAGACGCGGCATTTCTGTTCGAATCGGGGTTGAAACTCCGCAACGACGAAACCGCCCAGGTGTCGCATCGCCAGTGCCTTCAGGAGCTTGGACTGGGACACCGGTCGGACGACCGCGCGGCCTGA
- a CDS encoding type II secretion system F family protein translates to MPHFLYTAMDTSGRQFKAVMEAENEAVVLSRLREQSLHCLHIEVTKRASKKAMGKIKPKALVVFSRQFATMIDAGIPILRCLDILTSQSKDPILKQTLEGVTADVKAGLTLNEALAKHPKVFSKLYVNMIRAAEIGGILDTILDRLAGFLEYEAEIKGKIKSAMMYPTLVLAFSVIMLFALFSFVLPKFKDIFSGMSVELPPVTKMLFNFGDFMNANWWIILLITGGFFFGVKTWAKTPKGSYQMDWFKLKVPVMGDLSLKMSVARFCRTFGTLLSSGVPMMRSLEIVGETLSNAVLTAAVDNTRNSIREGNRLAVPLVQCGLFPSMVTHMIDVGEESGRLSEMLVKVGDFYDGEIEATVKGLTSMIEPLLIIFMGGIVGFIAISVMTPVFTLVNEMK, encoded by the coding sequence ATGCCACATTTCCTTTACACCGCAATGGACACTAGCGGCCGCCAGTTCAAGGCGGTCATGGAGGCCGAGAACGAAGCAGTCGTTCTGTCGCGACTCCGAGAGCAGTCGCTGCATTGCCTGCACATCGAAGTCACTAAGCGCGCTTCGAAGAAGGCGATGGGCAAAATCAAGCCCAAGGCACTCGTCGTCTTCAGTCGGCAGTTCGCCACGATGATCGATGCCGGTATCCCGATCTTGCGCTGTCTGGACATTCTTACCAGTCAGAGCAAGGACCCGATCTTGAAGCAAACGCTGGAGGGCGTGACCGCGGACGTAAAGGCCGGTCTGACCCTGAACGAAGCGCTCGCCAAGCATCCCAAAGTCTTCAGCAAGCTCTACGTGAACATGATCCGCGCCGCGGAGATCGGCGGTATCTTGGACACGATCCTCGACCGTCTCGCCGGGTTCCTTGAGTACGAGGCCGAAATCAAAGGCAAGATCAAGAGCGCGATGATGTACCCCACGTTGGTACTCGCGTTCTCGGTCATCATGCTCTTCGCACTGTTTAGCTTCGTGTTGCCCAAGTTCAAAGACATCTTCTCGGGTATGAGCGTCGAGCTCCCGCCCGTCACCAAGATGCTCTTCAATTTCGGTGACTTCATGAACGCCAACTGGTGGATCATCCTACTCATCACCGGCGGCTTCTTCTTCGGTGTGAAAACGTGGGCCAAGACTCCCAAGGGCTCGTACCAGATGGACTGGTTCAAGCTCAAGGTGCCCGTCATGGGTGACCTCTCGCTCAAGATGAGCGTCGCTCGATTCTGCCGCACCTTCGGTACCCTGCTCAGTTCGGGCGTCCCGATGATGCGCAGCCTCGAAATCGTGGGTGAGACGCTGAGCAACGCGGTTTTGACCGCGGCGGTGGACAACACCCGAAACAGTATTCGCGAAGGTAACCGCCTCGCGGTCCCGCTCGTTCAATGCGGACTCTTCCCTAGCATGGTCACTCACATGATCGACGTGGGTGAAGAATCGGGCCGCCTGAGCGAGATGCTTGTCAAAGTCGGAGACTTCTACGACGGCGAAATTGAGGCCACCGTGAAGGGCCTGACCTCGATGATCGAGCCGCTGCTCATCATCTTCATGGGTGGCATCGTTGGATTCATCGCCATCTCGGTAATGACCCCAGTCTTCACGCTCGTCAACGAAATGAAGTAA
- a CDS encoding sigma-70 family RNA polymerase sigma factor produces the protein MSEQSSNVQDREGLVLRYIANPRADLKDMIMVQYSGLVERIARRFSGLEQQDDLMQVGFIGLLNALSKFDPSTGVRFNTYATHLVAGEIKHYLRDRTQTIRQPAWLQELRHRVNKAVNLLQAQLGRQPSMDEIANELGISAVAVEEVFQTQEMLKLASLDQSASGEEEGTSEIDNLDASDFSSTQLAVEDRVVLERAITQLRDLEREVLVLFHFESMNQTEIAHRLGISCNYVSHILRQSLGKLRRILTNEEASDRVLKRQADTLEDTVVDNLTGVYNEDYFRSRVGEELHRASHSGSPLAVVGIRFEGIRDLKTYYGEACVRDFLVDAAEQLKECVRRLDVVCRFGPLGFAVILPSTNVSTEVVVQRLIRKFEDWLENRRAPSGPITIDATTVVAPMQAGSLEEIIAAIRKEEVEEAPVLTLSVGEATGKRKRKAA, from the coding sequence ATGTCTGAACAATCATCTAATGTCCAGGACCGGGAGGGTCTTGTACTTCGATATATCGCGAACCCTCGGGCCGATCTGAAAGACATGATCATGGTCCAATACTCGGGGCTAGTCGAGCGCATAGCGCGACGGTTCTCGGGGCTTGAGCAGCAGGACGACCTCATGCAGGTCGGCTTCATCGGGCTCCTGAACGCGCTGTCTAAGTTCGATCCGTCCACGGGGGTCCGCTTCAACACGTACGCAACCCACCTGGTGGCGGGCGAGATCAAGCACTACCTGCGCGATCGAACCCAAACAATTCGCCAGCCAGCCTGGTTGCAAGAATTGCGACACCGCGTAAACAAGGCCGTCAACCTGCTGCAAGCGCAGTTGGGTCGCCAGCCGAGCATGGACGAAATCGCCAACGAACTGGGCATCTCGGCCGTTGCAGTCGAAGAAGTTTTCCAGACCCAGGAAATGCTCAAGCTAGCCTCGCTGGACCAATCGGCGAGCGGCGAGGAAGAAGGCACATCGGAAATCGACAACTTGGACGCGAGCGACTTCAGCTCGACCCAGCTTGCGGTCGAGGATAGAGTCGTACTGGAGCGCGCCATCACGCAGCTTCGAGACTTGGAGCGCGAAGTGCTGGTTCTCTTCCACTTCGAATCGATGAACCAAACCGAGATCGCCCATCGACTGGGGATCTCCTGCAACTACGTTTCGCACATCCTGCGCCAGTCGCTGGGCAAGCTGCGCCGCATCCTCACCAACGAAGAGGCGAGCGACCGCGTGCTCAAGCGCCAAGCCGACACGCTGGAAGACACCGTGGTGGACAACCTGACCGGCGTCTACAACGAAGACTACTTCCGGTCGCGAGTGGGGGAAGAACTGCACCGCGCGTCGCACTCAGGTTCGCCTTTGGCGGTGGTCGGTATCCGGTTCGAAGGGATCCGCGATCTGAAGACCTACTACGGTGAGGCGTGCGTGCGTGACTTTCTCGTCGACGCTGCCGAGCAACTGAAGGAGTGCGTCCGACGACTGGACGTGGTCTGTCGATTCGGCCCGCTTGGCTTCGCGGTCATCTTGCCGAGCACGAACGTCTCGACGGAGGTCGTCGTCCAGCGCCTCATTCGCAAGTTCGAGGACTGGCTGGAGAACCGGCGCGCGCCCAGCGGACCGATCACGATTGACGCGACGACGGTCGTCGCGCCGATGCAGGCAGGTTCGCTAGAAGAGATCATCGCCGCAATCCGAAAGGAAGAAGTCGAAGAGGCGCCCGTGCTCACTCTCTCCGTGGGCGAGGCGACGGGCAAGCGCAAGCGCAAAGCCGCCTAA